The Pseudomonas sp. TH06 genome has a window encoding:
- the ureA gene encoding urease subunit gamma, whose translation MDLTPREKDKLLIFTAGLVAERRLARGVKLNYPEAMAYISAALLEGARDGQTVAELMHFGTTLLSREQVMEGIPEMIPEIQVEATFPDGTKLVTVHQPIV comes from the coding sequence ATGGACCTGACCCCACGCGAAAAAGACAAGCTGCTGATCTTCACCGCCGGCCTCGTCGCCGAACGGCGCCTGGCCCGTGGCGTGAAGCTCAACTACCCGGAAGCCATGGCCTATATCTCCGCCGCGCTGCTCGAAGGCGCCCGTGACGGCCAGACCGTGGCCGAGCTGATGCACTTCGGCACCACCCTGCTGAGTCGCGAGCAAGTGATGGAAGGCATCCCGGAAATGATCCCGGAGATCCAGGTCGAAGCGACGTTCCCCGACGGCACCAAACTGGTCACTGTCCACCAACCGATCGTCTGA
- a CDS encoding GNAT family N-acetyltransferase — MTYSIRHAVHADLPAIRDIYNDAVFNTTAIWNESAVDLGNRQAWFSARQAQAYPILVIVDSDNSVLGYASYGDWRPFDGFRHTVEHSVYVRSDQRGNGLGPQLMTVLIERAKTGGKHVMVAAIESGNAASIRLHERAGFVITGQMPQVGTKFGRWLDLTFMQLTLNPGAEPPDANKE, encoded by the coding sequence ATGACTTACTCCATTCGCCATGCCGTCCACGCCGACCTGCCGGCGATCCGTGACATCTACAACGATGCCGTGTTCAACACCACGGCGATCTGGAACGAGTCTGCCGTCGACCTCGGCAATCGTCAGGCGTGGTTCAGTGCCCGCCAGGCGCAGGCCTATCCGATCCTGGTGATCGTCGACAGCGACAACAGCGTGCTCGGCTACGCTTCCTACGGTGACTGGCGGCCATTCGACGGTTTCCGCCACACCGTCGAGCATTCGGTCTACGTGCGCAGCGACCAGCGCGGCAATGGCCTCGGCCCGCAACTGATGACCGTACTGATCGAACGGGCGAAGACTGGCGGCAAACACGTCATGGTCGCCGCCATCGAAAGCGGGAATGCCGCCTCGATTCGTCTGCATGAGCGCGCCGGATTTGTCATCACCGGGCAGATGCCGCAAGTCGGCACCAAATTCGGCCGCTGGCTTGACCTGACCTTCATGCAACTGACCCTCAACCCTGGCGCGGAGCCGCCTGACGCCAACAAGGAGTGA
- a CDS encoding GNAT family N-acetyltransferase, with translation MNAAQLRRVNAESFAHYRQGLIDLLLDAVGYGASVGFMADLDAAQARAYFDDVQQQVNKGSVLLWVVVKDEQVLASVQLGLCQKSNGLNRAEVQKLLVREHARRRGLGQQLMQALEQEAPKHKRGMLYLDTEAGSPAEDFYKALGYTRAGEIPDYACDPTGTYRPTALYYKILQGAQ, from the coding sequence ATGAACGCCGCCCAATTGCGCCGCGTCAACGCCGAAAGTTTTGCGCACTATCGTCAGGGCCTGATCGACCTGCTGCTCGACGCGGTGGGATATGGCGCCAGCGTCGGCTTCATGGCCGACCTCGATGCCGCTCAGGCCCGTGCCTATTTCGATGACGTGCAACAGCAAGTGAACAAGGGCAGCGTGTTGCTCTGGGTGGTGGTCAAGGACGAACAGGTACTGGCCAGTGTGCAACTGGGCCTGTGCCAGAAGTCCAACGGCCTCAATCGCGCCGAGGTGCAAAAGCTGCTGGTGCGCGAACACGCCCGGCGTCGCGGTCTCGGTCAGCAACTGATGCAGGCGCTGGAGCAGGAGGCCCCCAAACACAAGCGCGGCATGCTCTACCTCGACACCGAAGCCGGCTCGCCCGCCGAAGACTTCTACAAGGCCCTGGGTTACACCCGCGCCGGTGAAATCCCCGACTACGCCTGCGATCCAACTGGCACGTATCGACCGACCGCCCTCTATTACAAGATTCTGCAAGGAGCCCAGTGA
- a CDS encoding urease subunit beta, which yields MIPGEYQIQPGDIELNVGRRTVSLKVANSGDRPIQVGSHYHFFETNDALTFDRAASRGMRLNIPAGTAVRFEPGQSREVELVDYAGHRRVFGFAGRVMGDLD from the coding sequence ATGATTCCTGGCGAGTACCAGATCCAGCCCGGCGACATCGAGCTCAACGTCGGCCGCCGCACCGTCAGCCTGAAAGTCGCCAACAGCGGCGACCGGCCGATTCAGGTGGGGTCGCACTATCACTTTTTCGAAACCAACGACGCGCTGACCTTTGATCGCGCAGCCAGTCGCGGCATGCGCCTGAACATTCCGGCGGGCACGGCGGTGCGCTTTGAACCGGGCCAGAGCCGCGAGGTTGAACTGGTCGATTACGCCGGGCACCGGCGGGTGTTCGGCTTTGCCGGACGAGTGATGGGTGACCTCGACTGA
- the ureC gene encoding urease subunit alpha, translated as MKISRQAYADMFGPTVGDKVRLADTELWIEVEKDFTTYGEEVKFGGGKVIRDGQGQSQLLAAEVVDTLITNALIIDHWGIVKADVGLKDGRIAAIGKAGNPDVQPGVTIAIGASTEVIAGEGMILTAGGIDTHIHFICPQQIEEALMSGVTTMIGGGTGPATGTNATTCTSGPWHLARMLQAADAFPMNIGLTGKGNASLSEPLIEQVKAGAIGLKLHEDWGTTPASIDNCLSVADQYDVQVAIHTDTLNESGFVETTLGAFKGRTIHTYHTEGAGGGHAPDIIKACGFPNVLPSSTNPTRPFTRNTIDEHLDMLMVCHHLDPSIAEDVAFAESRIRRETIAAEDILHDLGAFSMISSDSQAMGRVGEVITRTWQTADKMKKQRGPLPQDGEGNDNFRAKRYIAKYTINPAITHGISHEVGSIEVGKWADLVLWRPAFFGVKPTLILKGGAIAASLMGDANASIPTPQPVHYRPMFASYGGSLHATSLTFISQAAQEAGLPETLGLKKKIAVVKGCREVQKTDLIHNDYLPDIDVDPQTYQVKADGVLLWCEPAEVLPMAQRYFLF; from the coding sequence ATGAAAATCTCAAGACAAGCCTACGCCGACATGTTCGGCCCCACCGTCGGCGACAAGGTGCGCCTGGCCGACACCGAACTGTGGATCGAAGTCGAAAAAGACTTCACCACCTACGGCGAAGAAGTGAAATTCGGTGGCGGCAAAGTGATCCGCGACGGTCAGGGCCAGAGCCAGTTACTGGCCGCCGAAGTCGTCGACACACTGATCACCAACGCACTGATCATCGACCACTGGGGCATCGTCAAGGCCGACGTCGGCCTCAAGGACGGGCGCATCGCCGCCATCGGCAAGGCCGGCAACCCGGACGTGCAGCCCGGCGTGACCATCGCTATCGGCGCCAGCACCGAAGTGATCGCCGGTGAAGGCATGATCCTCACTGCCGGCGGCATCGACACACACATCCACTTCATCTGCCCGCAGCAGATCGAAGAAGCGTTGATGAGCGGCGTCACCACCATGATCGGCGGCGGCACCGGGCCTGCCACTGGCACCAACGCGACGACGTGCACGTCCGGCCCGTGGCACCTGGCGCGCATGCTGCAGGCCGCCGATGCCTTCCCGATGAACATCGGCCTCACCGGCAAGGGCAACGCCAGCCTGTCGGAGCCATTGATCGAGCAGGTCAAGGCCGGCGCCATTGGCCTCAAGCTCCACGAAGACTGGGGCACCACCCCGGCAAGCATCGACAACTGCCTCAGCGTCGCCGACCAGTACGACGTGCAGGTGGCGATCCACACCGACACCCTCAACGAGTCCGGATTCGTCGAAACCACCCTCGGTGCGTTCAAGGGCCGTACCATCCACACCTATCACACCGAAGGCGCTGGCGGCGGTCATGCGCCGGACATTATCAAGGCCTGCGGTTTCCCCAACGTATTGCCGAGTTCGACCAACCCGACCCGACCGTTCACCCGCAACACCATCGACGAACACCTCGACATGCTGATGGTCTGCCATCACCTCGACCCAAGCATCGCCGAAGACGTCGCGTTCGCCGAAAGCCGCATCCGCCGCGAAACGATTGCCGCCGAAGACATCCTTCACGACCTCGGCGCCTTCTCGATGATCAGCTCCGACAGCCAGGCCATGGGCCGAGTCGGCGAAGTCATCACGCGCACCTGGCAGACCGCCGACAAGATGAAAAAACAGCGCGGCCCGCTGCCGCAGGACGGCGAAGGCAACGACAACTTCCGCGCCAAACGTTACATCGCCAAATACACGATCAACCCGGCAATCACCCATGGCATCAGCCACGAAGTCGGTTCGATCGAAGTGGGTAAGTGGGCCGATCTGGTGCTGTGGCGCCCGGCATTTTTCGGCGTCAAACCGACGTTGATTCTCAAGGGCGGCGCCATTGCCGCAAGCCTGATGGGTGATGCCAATGCCTCGATTCCAACGCCGCAACCGGTGCACTACCGGCCGATGTTCGCCAGCTACGGTGGCTCGCTGCATGCCACCAGCCTGACCTTCATCAGCCAGGCCGCGCAGGAAGCGGGCCTGCCGGAAACTCTGGGGCTGAAGAAGAAAATCGCCGTGGTCAAAGGTTGCCGCGAGGTGCAGAAAACCGATCTGATCCACAACGACTATCTACCGGACATCGATGTTGATCCGCAGACCTATCAGGTGAAAGCCGATGGCGTGTTGCTGTGGTGTGAGCCGGCAGAGGTATTGCCGATGGCACAGCGGTACTTTTTGTTCTGA
- a CDS encoding chaperone modulator CbpM, giving the protein MSSPLIVQLDMAEFCEAADLSDVYVIEIVEHGILEPQGKQPREWRFTDYELALAKRAAKLRRDLDLEWEGVALALDLLEEVRELRAENLMLRQRLGRLVVE; this is encoded by the coding sequence ATGAGCAGCCCCCTGATCGTTCAACTGGACATGGCAGAATTCTGTGAGGCGGCCGATTTATCGGACGTCTACGTGATCGAAATCGTCGAACACGGCATCCTCGAACCTCAGGGCAAGCAGCCCCGGGAATGGCGTTTCACCGATTACGAACTGGCCCTGGCCAAGCGCGCCGCGAAGCTGCGGCGCGATCTGGATCTGGAGTGGGAAGGCGTCGCGCTGGCGCTGGATTTGCTGGAAGAGGTGCGCGAACTGCGTGCTGAAAACCTCATGTTGCGCCAGCGATTGGGGCGGCTGGTGGTTGAGTAG
- a CDS encoding DnaJ C-terminal domain-containing protein, with product MDFKDYYKILGVEPTADDKAIKAAYRKLARKYHPDVSKEKDAEAKFKDASEAYEALKSADKRAEYDELRRYGQHGQPFQGPPGWQSRGGFGGGGGDTGDFSDFFSSIFGNRGPGFGGGEGRQQRSAGRRGQDVEMELPIFLEETLSNESKKVTFQVPQYNANGQHVSNTSKSLNVKIPAGVTDGERIRLKGQGAPGIGGGANGDLYLTIRFAPHPKFDVEGENLIITLPLAPWELALGAEVAVPTLTGKINLKVPAGSQNGQRMRAKGHGLKNKAGERGYLFVQLKAVMPKASDDEVKALWQELAKKAAFNPRENF from the coding sequence ATGGACTTCAAAGACTATTACAAGATACTCGGCGTGGAGCCGACGGCTGACGACAAGGCGATCAAGGCGGCCTATCGCAAGCTGGCGCGCAAATACCACCCCGATGTCAGCAAGGAAAAAGACGCCGAGGCCAAGTTCAAGGATGCCTCGGAGGCCTATGAAGCGCTGAAAAGCGCCGACAAACGCGCCGAATACGACGAACTGCGCCGCTACGGCCAGCACGGTCAGCCATTCCAGGGGCCACCGGGCTGGCAGAGCCGTGGCGGTTTTGGCGGCGGCGGTGGTGACACCGGCGACTTCTCGGACTTTTTCAGTTCGATCTTCGGCAATCGCGGCCCCGGTTTCGGTGGCGGCGAAGGTCGGCAACAACGCAGTGCAGGGCGCCGAGGGCAAGACGTGGAAATGGAACTGCCGATCTTCCTCGAAGAGACGCTGTCGAACGAGTCGAAGAAAGTCACCTTCCAGGTGCCGCAATACAACGCCAACGGCCAGCACGTCAGCAATACCAGCAAGAGCCTGAACGTGAAGATTCCGGCCGGTGTGACCGACGGCGAGCGCATCCGCCTCAAAGGCCAGGGCGCACCGGGCATTGGTGGCGGGGCGAATGGCGATCTGTACCTGACCATTCGTTTTGCGCCACACCCGAAATTCGATGTCGAAGGCGAGAACCTGATCATCACGCTGCCGCTGGCACCGTGGGAACTGGCGCTGGGCGCTGAAGTCGCCGTACCGACCCTGACCGGCAAGATCAACCTCAAGGTCCCGGCCGGCAGTCAGAACGGCCAGCGCATGCGCGCCAAGGGTCATGGTCTGAAAAACAAGGCGGGCGAGCGCGGTTACCTGTTCGTGCAACTCAAAGCCGTGATGCCAAAAGCGTCCGACGATGAGGTCAAGGCGCTGTGGCAGGAACTGGCGAAGAAAGCTGCGTTCAATCCGCGAGAGAACTTCTGA
- a CDS encoding Hsp70 family protein has translation MKDASPARACGIDFGTSNSTVGWLRPGMETMIALEDDKITLPSVVFFNIEERRPVYGRLALHEYLEGYEGRLMRSLKSLLGSKLIKHDTSVLGTAMPFKDLLGLFIGQLKSRAETAAGREFEQVVLGRPVFFVDDDPLADQEAEDTLVDVAKKIGFKEVSFQYEPIAAAFDYESTIEKEELVLIVDIGGGTSDFSLVRLSPERRMHDNRHDDILATGGVHIGGTDFDKQLSLQGLMPLFGYGSRMKSGAYMPTSHHMNLATWHTINSVYSQKSSLALGSMRYDIEDTGGIDRLFKLIEQRAGHWLAMEVEETKIQLTHTDSRHVPLDRIEPGLSVELSRALFESAIDALLERVRGSVTQLLNDAGVAVDQVDTVFFTGGSSGIPALRNSVSAMLPNARHVEGNIFGSIGSGLAIEAMKRYGSMA, from the coding sequence ATGAAAGACGCCTCTCCAGCCCGTGCCTGCGGCATCGACTTCGGCACGTCCAACTCCACCGTCGGCTGGCTGCGCCCCGGCATGGAAACGATGATCGCGCTGGAAGACGACAAGATCACCCTGCCGTCGGTAGTCTTCTTCAACATCGAGGAACGCCGTCCGGTGTACGGTCGCCTGGCGCTGCACGAGTATCTGGAAGGCTACGAAGGCCGCCTGATGCGCTCGCTCAAGAGCCTGCTCGGTTCCAAGCTGATCAAGCACGACACCAGCGTGCTCGGCACGGCGATGCCGTTCAAGGACTTGCTCGGCCTGTTCATCGGCCAGTTGAAGAGCCGCGCCGAAACCGCCGCCGGTCGGGAATTCGAACAAGTGGTACTGGGTCGCCCGGTGTTTTTCGTCGATGACGATCCGCTGGCTGACCAGGAAGCCGAAGACACCTTGGTCGATGTGGCGAAGAAGATCGGTTTCAAGGAAGTCTCGTTCCAATACGAACCGATTGCGGCGGCCTTCGACTACGAGTCGACCATCGAGAAAGAAGAACTGGTACTGATCGTCGACATCGGCGGTGGTACGTCCGACTTCTCGCTGGTGCGCCTGTCGCCCGAGCGTCGCATGCACGACAACCGTCACGACGACATCCTCGCCACCGGCGGTGTGCACATCGGCGGGACCGACTTCGACAAGCAACTGAGCCTGCAGGGCCTGATGCCGCTGTTCGGCTACGGCAGCCGCATGAAGAGCGGCGCCTACATGCCGACCAGCCACCACATGAACCTGGCGACCTGGCACACCATCAACTCGGTGTACTCGCAGAAATCCAGCCTGGCGCTGGGCAGCATGCGCTACGACATCGAGGACACTGGCGGCATCGATCGCCTGTTCAAGTTGATCGAACAACGCGCCGGGCATTGGCTGGCGATGGAAGTCGAAGAAACCAAGATTCAGCTGACCCACACTGACAGCCGTCATGTGCCGCTGGATCGCATCGAGCCCGGGTTGAGCGTGGAACTGAGTCGGGCGCTGTTTGAGTCGGCAATTGATGCACTGCTGGAGCGGGTGCGCGGCAGCGTTACGCAGTTGTTGAACGATGCCGGTGTCGCTGTCGATCAAGTCGATACGGTGTTCTTCACCGGCGGTTCGAGCGGGATTCCGGCGCTGCGCAACAGCGTTTCGGCGATGCTGCCGAATGCGCGGCATGTTGAAGGCAATATCTTCGGCAGCATCGGCAGCGGTCTGGCGATTGAAGCGATGAAACGCTACGGTTCGATGGCCTGA
- a CDS encoding AI-2E family transporter, with protein sequence MPTFSERHVVFWVSCIIIFGGLLLVLPLRLLPSLLAGLLVFELVNMLTPQLQRLIEGRRARWLAVALLGTLVVSVLALIFAGAISFLLHEAENPGASLDKFMGVVDRARGQLPPFIDAYLPASAGEFRVAIGEWLSKHLSELQLVGKDAAHMFVTLLIGMVLGAIIALQRVPDVTKRKPLAAALFDRLHLLVQAFRNIVFAQIKIALLNTFFTGIFLAVILPMFGVKLPLTKTLIVLTFLLGLLPVIGNLISNTLITIVGLSLSIWVAVAALGYLIVIHKLEYFLNARIVGGQISAKSWELLLAMLVFEAAFGLPGVVAGPIYYAYLKSELKLGGMV encoded by the coding sequence ATGCCAACGTTTTCTGAGCGTCATGTAGTGTTCTGGGTCAGTTGCATCATCATTTTCGGCGGTTTGCTGCTGGTGCTGCCATTGCGCTTGTTGCCCAGTCTGTTGGCCGGGTTGTTGGTCTTCGAGCTGGTCAACATGCTCACCCCACAACTGCAACGCCTGATCGAAGGGCGTCGCGCGCGTTGGCTGGCGGTGGCGCTACTGGGCACGCTGGTGGTCAGTGTGCTGGCACTGATCTTCGCCGGGGCGATCAGTTTCCTCCTGCACGAGGCGGAAAATCCCGGGGCTTCCCTCGACAAATTCATGGGCGTGGTTGATCGCGCGCGCGGTCAGTTGCCGCCGTTCATCGACGCCTATCTACCGGCCAGCGCTGGTGAGTTTCGTGTAGCAATCGGCGAATGGCTGAGCAAGCATCTCTCCGAGTTGCAACTGGTCGGCAAGGACGCGGCGCACATGTTCGTGACGCTGCTGATCGGCATGGTGCTCGGCGCGATCATCGCGTTGCAGCGGGTGCCGGACGTGACCAAGCGCAAACCGCTGGCGGCGGCGCTGTTCGACCGTCTGCACCTGCTGGTTCAAGCGTTTCGCAATATCGTTTTCGCGCAGATCAAGATCGCCCTGCTCAACACCTTCTTCACCGGGATCTTCCTCGCGGTGATCCTGCCGATGTTCGGGGTCAAGCTGCCGTTGACCAAAACCCTGATCGTCCTGACCTTCCTGCTCGGTCTGCTGCCGGTGATCGGTAATCTGATTTCCAACACGCTGATCACTATCGTCGGGCTTTCGCTATCGATCTGGGTGGCCGTTGCGGCGTTGGGTTATCTGATTGTTATCCACAAGCTCGAATACTTCCTCAACGCGCGCATTGTCGGCGGGCAGATCAGTGCCAAGTCGTGGGAGTTGCTGCTGGCGATGCTGGTGTTCGAGGCCGCGTTCGGCCTGCCAGGGGTGGTGGCGGGGCCGATTTATTACGCGTATCTGAAGAGTGAGTTGAAGCTGGGCGGAATGGTGTAA
- a CDS encoding PsiF family protein — protein MKMLRVPLLMIGLLLCSQGFAATAQQNKMTTCNADATAKSLKGDERKTFMSTCLKAAPAANDAKTLTPQQQKMTTCNADAKTKALTGDARKAFMSDCLKKK, from the coding sequence ATGAAGATGTTGCGTGTCCCTTTGTTGATGATTGGTTTGCTCCTGTGTTCCCAGGGTTTCGCCGCCACGGCGCAACAAAACAAAATGACCACCTGCAATGCTGATGCGACCGCCAAGAGCCTCAAGGGCGATGAGCGCAAAACCTTCATGAGCACCTGCCTGAAAGCGGCGCCAGCGGCCAACGATGCCAAGACCCTGACCCCGCAGCAGCAGAAAATGACCACCTGTAACGCCGATGCGAAAACCAAAGCGCTGACCGGCGATGCGCGCAAGGCGTTCATGAGTGATTGCCTGAAGAAAAAGTGA
- a CDS encoding helix-turn-helix transcriptional regulator, with product MNSKHIDLLDFSELPSAVYFRYADFNAHEFAAPHRHPWGTLEYAAHGVLHMDVDGSRFMSPPQYAVWVPPQVEHSFYSRQPVNYRAVCLDPKVCTELPDRACTLAISDILKAILKDFAARDVKIPELDADQRLAQVLVDQLQQAPVHECYLPYANSPGLLKILETLQAEPGNNQPLAHWAMQVHVSERTLARQFVRELGMSFGEWRQRLRYLAAIEALETARSVQEIAFDLGYSSGSAFIAMFARQAGCTPEQYRRSHLEGRKM from the coding sequence ATGAACAGTAAACACATCGATCTGCTGGATTTCAGCGAACTGCCGTCGGCGGTGTATTTCCGTTACGCCGATTTCAACGCCCACGAATTTGCGGCACCGCACCGTCATCCGTGGGGCACGCTGGAGTACGCCGCCCACGGTGTGCTGCACATGGACGTCGATGGCAGCCGCTTCATGTCGCCGCCGCAATACGCTGTGTGGGTGCCGCCGCAGGTCGAGCACAGTTTCTACAGCCGTCAACCGGTCAACTATCGGGCGGTGTGTCTTGATCCGAAGGTATGCACCGAGTTGCCGGATCGGGCCTGTACGCTGGCAATCAGCGACATCCTCAAGGCAATTCTCAAGGACTTCGCCGCCCGCGATGTGAAGATCCCCGAACTCGATGCCGATCAACGTCTGGCCCAAGTGTTGGTCGACCAACTGCAGCAGGCCCCTGTGCATGAATGTTATCTGCCCTATGCGAACAGCCCCGGCCTGCTGAAGATTCTCGAAACCTTGCAGGCCGAGCCTGGCAATAATCAGCCGCTGGCACATTGGGCGATGCAGGTGCACGTCAGTGAACGCACGCTGGCACGGCAATTCGTGCGGGAGCTGGGGATGAGTTTCGGCGAGTGGCGCCAGCGTTTGCGTTATCTCGCCGCGATCGAGGCGCTGGAAACTGCACGCAGCGTGCAGGAAATCGCTTTTGACCTTGGCTACAGCAGCGGCTCGGCGTTTATCGCCATGTTTGCCCGTCAGGCCGGATGCACGCCGGAGCAGTACCGCCGCAGCCACCTCGAAGGCAGGAAGATGTAA
- a CDS encoding DMT family transporter: MQYAFPLLAIFIWAGNTVINKLAVGAIFPAEIGFYRWLLAGLLFTPFMLKAVIAHWPQIRPNLGKIFILGVLGMAVYQSLAYFAATLTTATNMGIILSLMPLMSLAMAIVSLGQRLTAGALFGAVLSFAGVLVVVSSGSLSALLQHGVNMGDAMMLIATLAYAIYSTLLKKWQLRLPPLVLLYLQVLVAIVVLFPLYATSPKTGLTLQNIPLVLYACLLASMLAPLAWMQAVQRLGPSRTTLFFNLLPLITALIAAVVLKEQLAMYHLVGGLLTLGGVILSERWTTVLGCRTSIA, translated from the coding sequence ATGCAATACGCTTTTCCACTGCTGGCGATTTTTATCTGGGCCGGCAACACCGTGATCAACAAACTCGCGGTCGGTGCGATTTTCCCCGCCGAGATCGGTTTCTACCGCTGGCTGCTCGCCGGTTTGCTGTTCACACCTTTCATGCTTAAAGCGGTGATTGCGCACTGGCCGCAGATTCGCCCGAACCTCGGCAAGATTTTCATCCTCGGCGTACTCGGCATGGCGGTCTATCAAAGTCTCGCCTACTTCGCCGCGACCCTGACCACTGCGACGAACATGGGCATCATCCTCTCGTTGATGCCGTTGATGTCGCTGGCCATGGCGATCGTCAGCCTCGGTCAGCGCCTGACCGCTGGCGCCTTGTTTGGCGCCGTGCTGTCGTTCGCCGGCGTGCTGGTGGTGGTGTCGTCCGGCAGCCTCAGTGCGTTGCTGCAACACGGCGTGAACATGGGTGACGCGATGATGCTGATCGCGACCCTGGCCTATGCGATCTACAGCACCTTGCTGAAAAAATGGCAGCTGCGCTTACCGCCGCTGGTGTTGCTGTATTTGCAGGTACTGGTGGCGATTGTGGTGTTGTTTCCGCTGTACGCCACTTCACCGAAAACCGGTCTGACGCTGCAGAACATTCCGCTGGTGCTGTACGCGTGTCTGCTGGCCTCGATGCTCGCGCCGCTGGCGTGGATGCAAGCGGTACAGCGCCTGGGGCCGAGCCGGACGACGCTATTCTTCAATCTGCTGCCGTTGATCACGGCACTGATTGCGGCGGTGGTGCTGAAGGAACAACTGGCGATGTATCACTTGGTCGGCGGATTGCTGACCTTGGGCGGGGTGATTCTTTCCGAGCGCTGGACCACCGTGTTGGGCTGTCGAACCAGCATCGCCTGA
- a CDS encoding triacylglycerol lipase, with protein sequence MSTRYPLVLVPGMLGFIRLILYPYWYGIIKALRRGGATVIAVQVSPLHSTEVRGEQLLERINEILAETGASKVNLFGHSQGSLTARYAAAKRPDLVASVTSVAGPNHGSELADYLQKHYPADSARGRLLEALLRFVGWLMALLETGYHGPKLPVDIHASHQSLTTEGVALFNQRYPQGLPQTWGGHGPEEVNGVRYYSWSGTLQPGKTDRGGNLFDGTNRSCRLFAKTFVREPGQCDGMVGRYSSHLGTVIGDDYPLDHFDIVNQSLGLVGKGADPVRLFVEHAARLKAAGL encoded by the coding sequence ATGTCGACGCGTTATCCACTGGTGCTGGTGCCGGGCATGCTCGGGTTTATCCGGCTGATCCTGTATCCGTACTGGTACGGGATCATCAAGGCGTTGCGCCGTGGTGGTGCGACGGTGATTGCCGTGCAGGTTTCGCCGCTCCATTCGACCGAGGTGCGCGGCGAGCAATTGCTTGAACGAATCAACGAGATTCTGGCTGAAACCGGCGCGAGCAAGGTCAATCTGTTCGGCCATAGCCAAGGCTCATTGACCGCGCGTTATGCAGCGGCGAAACGCCCGGATCTGGTGGCGTCGGTGACCTCGGTGGCCGGCCCCAACCACGGTTCGGAACTGGCCGACTATCTGCAAAAGCACTATCCGGCGGACAGTGCCAGAGGACGTCTCCTTGAGGCGCTGCTGCGCTTTGTCGGCTGGCTGATGGCTTTGCTCGAGACGGGTTATCACGGGCCGAAACTGCCGGTGGATATCCACGCCTCGCACCAGTCGCTGACCACTGAGGGCGTGGCGCTGTTCAATCAGCGTTATCCACAGGGCTTGCCGCAAACCTGGGGCGGGCACGGGCCGGAGGAGGTCAACGGCGTGCGTTATTACTCATGGTCGGGAACGTTGCAGCCGGGCAAGACTGATCGAGGCGGCAACCTGTTTGACGGGACTAATCGCAGCTGTCGCCTATTTGCGAAAACCTTTGTGCGGGAACCGGGGCAGTGCGACGGAATGGTCGGGCGCTACAGCTCGCATCTGGGCACGGTGATTGGCGATGACTATCCGCTGGATCATTTCGACATTGTTAACCAGTCGTTGGGGCTGGTCGGCAAGGGGGCTGATCCGGTACGGCTGTTTGTCGAGCATGCAGCCCGACTCAAAGCAGCCGGGCTGTAA
- a CDS encoding multidrug efflux SMR transporter — translation MAWLFLLIAAGFEVTFAMGMKYAEGFTRPWPSLITVIAAVGGIWFLTLAMRDLPVSIAYPIWTAIGSLGTVFLGFALLGESLTLVKLLSVGLIVAGVVGLK, via the coding sequence ATGGCCTGGTTGTTCCTGCTGATCGCTGCGGGGTTCGAGGTGACTTTTGCGATGGGCATGAAGTACGCCGAAGGCTTCACTCGGCCGTGGCCTTCGCTGATCACCGTGATCGCGGCAGTCGGCGGGATCTGGTTCCTGACCCTGGCCATGCGTGATTTGCCGGTTAGCATCGCTTATCCGATCTGGACCGCCATTGGCTCGCTGGGCACGGTGTTTCTCGGCTTTGCCCTGCTTGGCGAGAGCCTGACGCTGGTCAAACTGCTGTCGGTCGGCCTGATTGTGGCGGGGGTGGTGGGGCTGAAGTAG